A window of the Pseudomonas gozinkensis genome harbors these coding sequences:
- a CDS encoding Nramp family divalent metal transporter — protein MKFSLPKIATAPFCPPEVAGSVPVDPNASFFKRVLRFAGPGLLVSIGYMDPGNWATAIEAGSRFGYSLLFVVLLASLAGMVVQCLCSRLGIATGRDLAQLSRERYSTPTARLQWVLAEISIIATDLAEVLGCALAFHLLLGCSLTFGIALTAFDTLLVLALQNRGFRRLEAIMLVLVGTIGACFFVELLLIKPYWPDVAQGFKPSLSAISDAAPLYLAIGILGATVMPHNLYLHTSIVQTRLIGKDLASKQDAVKLARIDTIGSLALALLVNAAILILAAAAFHQTGHSDVVDIQDAYHLLDPLVGGALASVLFGVALLASGQSSTFTGTIAGQVIMEGYLNLRIPCWQRRLITRGLALIPAFIGVWLMGDGAVGKLLVLSQVVLSLQLPFALYPLIRMTNDKKLMGPFVNRLPTRVLAWGLFVVISGANAWLILQLAA, from the coding sequence GTGAAATTCAGTTTGCCCAAAATCGCCACGGCGCCGTTCTGCCCGCCGGAAGTGGCCGGCAGTGTCCCGGTCGATCCCAACGCCTCGTTCTTCAAACGCGTGCTGCGTTTTGCCGGCCCCGGTTTGCTGGTGTCGATCGGCTACATGGATCCGGGCAACTGGGCCACCGCCATCGAAGCAGGTTCGCGCTTCGGTTACAGCCTGTTGTTCGTGGTGTTGCTGGCGAGTCTGGCGGGGATGGTCGTGCAATGCCTGTGCTCGCGACTGGGCATCGCCACCGGGCGCGATCTGGCGCAGTTGTCCCGCGAACGCTACAGCACCCCGACGGCGCGGCTGCAATGGGTGCTGGCGGAAATCTCGATCATCGCCACCGACCTGGCTGAAGTACTCGGCTGTGCCCTGGCGTTTCACCTGTTGCTGGGCTGTTCGCTGACGTTCGGCATCGCCCTCACTGCGTTCGATACGTTGCTGGTGCTGGCCTTGCAAAACCGTGGTTTCCGCCGGCTGGAGGCGATCATGCTGGTGCTGGTGGGCACCATCGGCGCCTGTTTCTTCGTTGAATTGCTGTTGATCAAACCGTACTGGCCTGACGTCGCCCAAGGCTTCAAGCCATCGCTGTCAGCGATCAGCGATGCCGCGCCACTGTATCTGGCCATCGGCATCCTCGGTGCCACGGTGATGCCGCATAACCTTTACCTGCACACGTCGATCGTGCAGACGCGACTGATCGGCAAGGATCTGGCCAGCAAGCAGGACGCGGTGAAACTGGCGCGCATCGACACCATCGGTTCGCTGGCGCTGGCGCTGCTGGTCAACGCGGCGATCCTGATTCTCGCGGCGGCAGCGTTCCATCAAACCGGGCATTCCGATGTGGTGGACATTCAGGACGCCTATCACTTGCTCGACCCACTGGTGGGCGGCGCGCTGGCCAGTGTGCTGTTCGGCGTGGCGTTGCTGGCCTCGGGGCAGAGTTCGACCTTCACCGGCACCATCGCCGGGCAAGTGATCATGGAAGGCTACCTGAACCTGCGGATTCCCTGCTGGCAGCGACGCCTGATCACCCGTGGGCTGGCGCTGATTCCGGCGTTCATCGGCGTGTGGCTGATGGGCGATGGCGCGGTGGGCAAGTTGCTGGTGCTGAGCCAGGTGGTGCTGAGCCTGCAATTGCCGTTTGCGCTGTATCCGCTGATTCGCATGACCAACGACAAAAAGCTGATGGGGCCGTTTGTGAATCGTTTGCCGACCCGAGTTCTGGCGTGGGGATTGTTTGTGGTGATCAGTGGCGCCAATGCCTGGCTGATTCTGCAGTTGGCGGCATGA
- a CDS encoding LysR family transcriptional regulator, which produces METLANLESFVRSAETGSFSAAARLLALTPAAVSRNVAILERNLGVRLFQRSTRKLSLTEAGEGFLASIGGNLDALQAAIATVATERGEPAGVLKISLPPTFGIDHMLPLLPEFLARYPLIRPEWHFENRQVDLIAEGYDVAIGGGFELTPGVVSRRLASAEILAVASPAYLAGRALPRHPTDLADHQGIVMRGLRTGRIRQWQMHNGTGEQASALLNPNIVLNDPMAMRTAALLGLGVTMLVLPDVSAQIERGELVRLLPDWQCDAGAISLYYPSRTLLPAKTRVFIDFVVDAFGR; this is translated from the coding sequence ATGGAAACCCTCGCCAATCTTGAATCCTTCGTCCGCAGCGCCGAGACCGGCAGCTTCTCTGCTGCTGCGCGGTTGCTGGCGCTGACCCCGGCGGCGGTCAGCCGCAACGTGGCGATTCTTGAACGCAACCTCGGCGTGCGGCTGTTTCAGCGCTCGACCCGCAAGCTGTCGCTGACCGAGGCCGGTGAAGGTTTTCTGGCGAGTATCGGCGGCAATCTCGACGCCTTGCAGGCAGCGATTGCGACGGTGGCAACGGAGCGCGGCGAGCCGGCGGGTGTGCTCAAGATCAGCCTGCCGCCGACATTCGGCATCGATCACATGCTGCCGCTGCTGCCGGAGTTTCTGGCGCGCTATCCGTTGATCCGCCCGGAATGGCACTTTGAAAATCGTCAGGTGGACTTGATCGCCGAGGGTTACGACGTGGCGATTGGCGGCGGGTTCGAGCTGACGCCCGGTGTGGTTTCCCGGCGACTGGCATCCGCTGAAATACTGGCAGTGGCCTCACCGGCCTATCTGGCCGGACGCGCCCTGCCCCGGCATCCCACAGACCTCGCCGACCACCAGGGCATCGTCATGCGCGGCCTGCGCACCGGGCGCATTCGCCAATGGCAGATGCACAACGGCACCGGCGAACAGGCCAGCGCCCTGCTCAATCCGAATATTGTGCTGAACGACCCGATGGCCATGCGCACCGCTGCGTTGTTGGGTCTGGGCGTGACGATGCTGGTGCTGCCCGATGTCAGCGCACAGATTGAACGCGGTGAACTGGTGCGGCTGTTGCCCGACTGGCAGTGCGACGCCGGGGCGATATCTCTGTACTACCCGAGCCGCACCTTGCTGCCGGCCAAGACCCGGGTGTTCATTGATTTTGTGGTGGATGCCTTCGGCCGCTGA
- a CDS encoding NADPH-dependent F420 reductase: protein MSTIGIIGAGAIGSAFAKALSRQGIPLVIANSRGPDTLAELVAELGPTARAVTREEAAAQDIVLVAVNWSKLPTALAGLPDFGGRIVIDANNSIEAPSFKPVDLQGRPSSEVFAEWVPGARVVKAFNHLLARLLEADPASEGGKRVLFLSGDDAQAKAEVGVLIDQLGFFGIDLGELSVGARLVQFPGGPLPVLNLVKFA, encoded by the coding sequence ATGAGCACTATCGGAATCATCGGCGCTGGCGCCATCGGTTCAGCGTTTGCCAAAGCCTTGTCGCGTCAGGGCATCCCGTTGGTGATCGCCAACAGTCGCGGGCCAGATACCTTGGCTGAGCTGGTCGCAGAACTCGGCCCGACTGCCCGCGCCGTTACCCGTGAAGAAGCGGCGGCGCAGGACATCGTGCTGGTCGCGGTGAACTGGTCGAAACTGCCGACAGCGCTGGCCGGGCTGCCGGATTTCGGCGGACGGATTGTCATCGACGCCAACAACTCGATTGAAGCGCCGTCATTCAAACCGGTGGATTTGCAGGGTCGGCCGTCCAGCGAAGTGTTTGCTGAATGGGTACCGGGGGCGCGGGTGGTCAAGGCGTTCAACCATTTGCTGGCGCGTTTGCTGGAAGCGGATCCGGCGTCGGAGGGTGGCAAGCGTGTGTTGTTCCTGTCCGGGGATGATGCGCAGGCCAAGGCTGAGGTAGGTGTGCTGATCGATCAGCTCGGCTTTTTCGGTATCGATCTGGGCGAATTGAGCGTGGGTGCGCGGCTGGTGCAGTTCCCGGGCGGGCCGTTGCCGGTGCTGAATCTGGTGAAGTTCGCCTGA
- a CDS encoding acetyl-CoA C-acetyltransferase: MQDVVIVAATRTAIGSFQGSLATVSAVDLGAAVIRQLLEQTGLDGAQVDEVIMGQVLTAGAGQNPARQSAIKAGLPHAVPAMTLNKVCGSGLKALHLGAQAIRCGDADVIIAGGQENMSLANYVMPGARTGLRMGHAQIVDTMISDGLWDAFNDYHMGITAENLVEKYEISREQQDAFAAASQQKAAAAIEAGRFVDEITPILIPQRKGDPVAFKVDEQPRGDTTAESLAKLRPAFKKDGSVTAGNASSLNDGAAAVILMSAEKAKALGLPVLAKVAAYANAGVDPAIMGIGPVSATRRCLDKAGWSIGQLDLIEANEAFAAQSLAVAKDLQWDLDKVNVNGGAIALGHPIGASGCRVLVTLLHEMIKRDAKKGLATLCIGGGQGVALALERA, from the coding sequence ATGCAAGACGTCGTCATTGTTGCCGCCACGCGTACCGCGATCGGCAGTTTCCAGGGATCGCTGGCCACCGTCTCCGCCGTGGATCTGGGCGCAGCGGTCATCCGCCAGTTGCTTGAGCAGACCGGTCTGGACGGTGCTCAGGTCGATGAAGTAATCATGGGCCAGGTGCTGACCGCCGGCGCCGGCCAGAACCCGGCGCGTCAGTCGGCGATCAAGGCCGGCCTGCCCCACGCCGTGCCGGCCATGACCCTGAACAAGGTCTGCGGTTCGGGCCTCAAGGCTCTGCACCTCGGCGCCCAGGCGATCCGTTGCGGCGACGCTGACGTGATCATCGCCGGCGGCCAGGAAAACATGAGCCTGGCCAACTATGTGATGCCGGGCGCGCGCACCGGTCTGCGCATGGGTCACGCACAAATCGTCGACACCATGATCAGCGATGGTCTGTGGGATGCGTTCAACGATTACCACATGGGTATCACCGCCGAGAACCTGGTCGAGAAGTACGAGATCAGCCGCGAGCAGCAAGACGCCTTCGCTGCCGCCTCGCAACAGAAAGCCGCCGCTGCCATAGAGGCCGGTCGCTTTGTCGATGAAATCACCCCGATCCTGATCCCGCAGCGCAAAGGCGATCCGGTGGCGTTCAAGGTCGACGAACAGCCACGGGGCGACACCACCGCCGAATCCCTGGCCAAACTGCGTCCGGCCTTCAAGAAAGACGGCAGCGTCACCGCCGGCAACGCTTCGTCGCTGAACGACGGCGCAGCTGCCGTGATTCTGATGAGCGCGGAAAAAGCCAAGGCCCTGGGCCTGCCGGTACTGGCGAAAGTCGCCGCCTACGCCAACGCGGGCGTCGACCCGGCGATCATGGGCATCGGCCCGGTTTCCGCCACTCGCCGCTGCCTGGACAAGGCCGGCTGGAGCATCGGCCAGCTCGACCTGATCGAAGCCAACGAAGCCTTCGCCGCACAATCGCTCGCAGTGGCCAAGGATCTGCAATGGGATCTGGACAAGGTCAACGTCAACGGTGGCGCCATTGCCCTTGGTCATCCGATCGGTGCATCGGGCTGCCGTGTGCTGGTGACCCTGCTGCACGAAATGATCAAGCGTGATGCGAAAAAGGGTCTGGCGACCCTGTGCATCGGCGGCGGCCAAGGCGTAGCCCTGGCGCTGGAACGCGCCTAA
- a CDS encoding CoA transferase subunit B — translation MALTREQMAQRVAREMQDGYYVNLGIGIPTLVANYIPEGMEVMLQSENGLLGMGPFPTEDTIDADMINAGKQTVTARIGASIFSSAESFAMIRGGHVDLTVLGAFEVDVQGNIASWMIPGKLVKGMGGAMDLVAGADNIIVIMTHASKDGESKLLSQCSLPLTGAGCIKRVLTDLAYLEIENGAFVLKERAPGVSVEEIVAKTAGKLIVPDHVPEMQFAAE, via the coding sequence ATGGCACTTACCCGCGAACAAATGGCTCAACGCGTCGCCCGCGAAATGCAGGACGGCTACTACGTGAACCTCGGCATCGGCATCCCGACCCTGGTCGCCAACTACATCCCCGAAGGCATGGAAGTCATGCTGCAATCGGAAAACGGCCTGCTCGGCATGGGCCCGTTTCCGACTGAAGACACCATCGACGCCGACATGATCAACGCCGGCAAACAGACCGTGACCGCGCGCATCGGCGCTTCGATCTTTTCCTCGGCCGAGTCCTTCGCGATGATCCGTGGCGGTCACGTCGACCTGACCGTGCTGGGCGCCTTCGAAGTGGACGTTCAAGGCAACATCGCCTCGTGGATGATCCCCGGCAAACTGGTCAAGGGCATGGGCGGCGCGATGGACCTGGTGGCCGGTGCCGACAACATCATTGTCATCATGACCCACGCGTCCAAGGACGGTGAGTCCAAGTTGCTGAGCCAATGCAGCCTGCCGCTGACCGGCGCCGGTTGCATCAAGCGCGTCCTGACTGACCTTGCCTACCTGGAAATCGAAAATGGCGCTTTTGTCCTCAAGGAACGCGCACCTGGCGTCAGCGTCGAGGAAATCGTCGCCAAAACCGCTGGTAAACTGATCGTCCCGGATCACGTACCGGAAATGCAGTTCGCTGCCGAGTGA